The Microbacterium sp. LWH7-1.2 genome window below encodes:
- a CDS encoding Fur family transcriptional regulator: MTPHTSVDAHPVDTAARLRAAGLRVTDSRRAVVEALVERPHASADELFAVVARTLPATSLQSVYNALGDFVDAGLARRIEPAGRPGLFELRVDDNHHHLICSQCGAVEDVDCVVGAAPCLTPADAHGYAVQVAEVTFWGVCPACANAASIAGDPAVSGAAPLI; the protein is encoded by the coding sequence ATGACCCCGCACACCAGCGTCGACGCGCACCCCGTCGACACGGCGGCGCGCCTGCGTGCCGCGGGACTGCGGGTGACGGATTCCCGGCGCGCCGTCGTCGAGGCGCTCGTCGAGCGTCCTCACGCCAGCGCCGACGAGCTGTTCGCCGTCGTCGCCCGGACGCTCCCCGCCACGAGCCTGCAGTCGGTGTACAACGCCCTCGGCGACTTCGTCGACGCTGGCCTCGCACGTCGCATCGAGCCCGCGGGACGCCCTGGCCTCTTCGAGCTGCGGGTCGACGACAACCACCACCACCTCATCTGCTCGCAGTGCGGCGCCGTAGAAGACGTCGACTGCGTCGTCGGCGCAGCACCGTGCCTGACGCCGGCCGACGCGCACGGCTACGCCGTGCAGGTGGCCGAGGTGACCTTCTGGGGCGTCTGCCCCGCGTGCGCGAACGCCGCATCGATCGCCGGGGATCCGGCCGTCTCCGGCGCTGCGCCCCTGATCTAG
- a CDS encoding RDD family protein, protein MPAEHPAIVDIHQDEVLTGEAVALDVQPLGFFMRALGVIIDMILGVAVFLLLVWGITWLAGIGAVDEAVMPILTIVLLVLVMVVIPTVVETTTHGRSLGKLAVGGRIVRTDGGASGFRHAFIRALVGVFELWFTVGAVAALVGAFTPRSQRLGDLLAGTYSERTRTPRLPGPQLGIPPVLAEWAAVADVARLPERLSRRLAQFARSAPSMEPTARARVAASLAREAAEHVSPVPSVDPETFLIGVVTVRRERELRALRLETARADALAGPVSAPPRGFPDR, encoded by the coding sequence ATGCCCGCCGAGCACCCCGCGATCGTCGACATCCACCAGGACGAGGTGCTCACCGGCGAGGCCGTCGCACTCGATGTGCAGCCGCTCGGGTTCTTCATGCGCGCGCTCGGGGTGATCATCGACATGATCCTCGGCGTCGCCGTGTTCCTGCTGCTGGTGTGGGGCATCACCTGGCTTGCGGGCATCGGCGCCGTGGACGAGGCGGTCATGCCGATCCTTACGATCGTGCTGCTCGTACTGGTCATGGTCGTGATCCCGACCGTCGTCGAAACCACCACCCACGGCCGCAGCCTCGGCAAGCTCGCCGTGGGCGGGCGCATCGTGCGCACCGACGGCGGAGCCTCGGGCTTCCGTCACGCGTTCATCCGCGCTCTGGTCGGCGTCTTCGAACTGTGGTTCACCGTCGGAGCCGTCGCCGCGCTCGTCGGCGCCTTCACCCCTCGCTCGCAGCGCCTCGGCGACCTGCTCGCCGGCACCTACTCCGAGCGCACGCGCACACCGCGCCTGCCCGGCCCACAGCTGGGAATCCCCCCGGTGCTCGCGGAGTGGGCCGCGGTCGCGGATGTCGCACGACTCCCCGAGCGCCTCTCGCGGCGCCTGGCTCAGTTCGCCAGGTCGGCGCCGAGCATGGAGCCCACCGCACGCGCGCGGGTCGCGGCATCCCTCGCCCGCGAAGCCGCCGAGCACGTCTCTCCCGTCCCGTCCGTCGACCCGGAGACGTTCCTCATCGGAGTCGTCACCGTGCGCCGGGAGCGCGAGCTGCGGGCGCTGCGGCTGGAGACCGCACGCGCGGACGCACTGGCGGGCCCGGTGTCGGCCCCGCCGCGCGGATTCCCCGACCGCTGA
- a CDS encoding stage II sporulation protein M, whose amino-acid sequence MDLDALTAARREEWARLDELSRARRLSGAEVDELVTRYRAASADLADAKTSAGRSIQGDHVSTMLGRARLRLTGAPENVMRQIPRFFALQLPAALYRVRWTTLAIAIGFVIVMVVVALWVSGDPALIASLGSRAQLEQYAENQFTDYYSENPAAVFAGTVWTNNGWIAAQCVLFGITGIWPIMVLVQNAVGVGTAAAVMAAFDRGDVFVLYILPHGLLELTCIFVAGAAGLQIFWAWVAPGPRSRGEALAAAGRSLATIAIGLVIALGVSGAIEGFVTAQPWPWPVKIGIGAAALALFLLYMLVVGGRAHRLGETGDLTEYEAGTPTLVAG is encoded by the coding sequence ATGGACCTCGACGCGCTGACCGCCGCTCGGCGCGAGGAATGGGCGCGGCTCGACGAGCTCAGCCGCGCCCGCCGCCTCTCGGGCGCCGAGGTGGACGAGCTCGTCACGCGCTATCGCGCGGCCTCCGCTGACCTCGCCGACGCGAAGACGTCCGCCGGTCGCAGCATTCAAGGAGATCACGTCTCGACGATGCTGGGTCGCGCCCGGCTGCGGCTGACGGGTGCGCCCGAGAACGTGATGCGGCAGATCCCTCGCTTCTTCGCGCTGCAGCTGCCGGCGGCGCTGTACCGCGTGCGCTGGACGACGCTCGCGATCGCGATCGGGTTCGTCATCGTGATGGTCGTCGTCGCGCTGTGGGTATCGGGCGACCCTGCGCTGATCGCGAGCCTGGGCAGCCGGGCGCAGCTCGAGCAGTACGCCGAGAACCAGTTCACCGACTACTACAGCGAGAACCCCGCGGCCGTGTTCGCCGGGACGGTGTGGACGAACAACGGATGGATCGCGGCGCAATGCGTGCTGTTCGGCATCACCGGCATCTGGCCGATCATGGTGCTCGTGCAGAACGCCGTCGGCGTGGGAACCGCGGCCGCGGTGATGGCGGCGTTCGACCGTGGCGACGTGTTCGTGCTGTACATCCTCCCGCACGGGCTGCTCGAGCTCACCTGCATCTTCGTGGCAGGCGCCGCGGGTCTGCAGATCTTCTGGGCATGGGTGGCTCCCGGTCCACGCTCGCGCGGCGAAGCCCTCGCCGCGGCGGGCCGCTCCCTCGCGACGATCGCGATCGGGCTGGTGATCGCACTCGGCGTCTCGGGGGCCATCGAGGGTTTCGTGACGGCGCAGCCGTGGCCGTGGCCGGTCAAGATCGGCATCGGCGCGGCGGCGCTCGCCCTGTTCCTCCTGTACATGCTCGTCGTCGGGGGTCGCGCGCACCGGCTGGGCGAGACCGGAGATCTCACCGAGTACGAGGCCGGCACGCCGACCCTCGTCGCCGGATGA